The stretch of DNA GGAGGAGTTGTTGTTCGGCAGTTCGGTGGGAACGGGCTCGCTCCAGGTGGAGCCGTCGTCCGTGGAGCGGGATTCGTAGATCGAGTCCGCCCAGCGGCTGCGGAACAGGGCCAGCAGGGAGCCGTCGGCCACGGGCTGGATGTTCATGTGGACACAGCCCAGGCTGCCGGGCAGCACGTGTTCGCTCCAGGTGGCGCCGGCGTCGTCGGAGATCATCACCGCGCTGTCGTCGCTGTTGCCCACCCATTTCTCCCCCGGCGTCGTGATGCAGCGGAAGATGGGGACGATCAGGCGGCCGGACGGCAGCACCACCGGCAGTTGGCGGACGAACACGCCGCCCGTGTCGTTCGCCGGGAACAGCGTTTCCACCGGTCCCCAGGTGCGGCCGCTGTCCGTGGATATACGACGGCGGACCTCGGCCGTGTCCTGGTTGCCCGCCTTCTGCGCGGTGTAGAGCAGCCATAGGGACGTGTCGGGGGCAGCGAACAGGATGGGGTTCTGCTCCGAGCGGGTGGGGTCGTCCGAAAGCTGCGCCGGCTCGGACCATTGGCTGCTGCCGGGCTCCAGGGTGGAGAACCAGATGGAGATGTCCGGCACGCCTTCCTGGGTGCCGCCGAACCAGACACAGCCCAGCCGGCCATCCGGCAGGGTAAGCAGGTTGGCCGCGTGGCTCTGCACGGTGGGCGCCGGCAGGTAGGCGAAATCGGCGCCGTCCGCGCGCTTCACGGCTCCGTCCGGCGTGATGGTGCTGTAGGCGTCGCTGAGCGTGTTGTGCATGAGGTTCAGTCCTCCTTGGTTCCGGCAGCGGAGGTGGCGGCGTCGAGGTGGGACTTGGCGATCTGTTCCAGGTGCGTCAGGTCCGAGGCGACGGTGGTGAACGTGTAGCCCTGCTGCAGCCGTTGCGCGGCGACGGTGCCCGCCGGCGTATGGATGCCGGCAGCGATGCCCGCGGAGGCGGCTGCCTCGGCGATGGTTTCCAGTGCGGCGTTGAACTCGGCGTCAACGGCGGGGTCCCCGGGGAACGCACCGCCCACCGCGATGGCCAGGTCCGACGGTCCGACATAAATGCCGTCGAGGCCCGGGGTGGCACAGATTTCCTTGACGTTGGCCAGGCCCTCAGGCGTCTCGATCATGGCGAACACCAGGGTGGCGGTGTTGGCGTCGGCAGGCTTCGGCCCGATCCGCAGTGCCGAGCGCATGGGCCCGTACGAGCGGCGGCCCATCGGCGGGTACTTCCCGGCGGCAACTGCGGCTGCGGCATCCTCGGCGTTGTTGATCAGCGGGACGATGACGCCCACGGCACCGGCGTCGAGCGCCTTGCCGATCGCGGTGAAGTCGTTGGCCTCCACCCGGACCATGCCGACGGCGGTGTGCCCGGCGTCGATGGCCATCAGCCCGTTGAGCACGCCCGAGTAGCCGAGCAGCCCGTGCTGCGCGTCGAGGGCCACGTAGTCGTAGCCGAGCCGGCCGATGCGTTCGGTGGCCACGGGCGCGTCCAGCACTGCCCAGTAACCCACGGCCTGTTCCCGGGCGCGGATTCTGCGGGCGAATTCAGTGGCCAGTTCGGATGTCATGGAGATCTTCTACCTTCGGTTTTGGTGTTCGATGGACGGCGTGGGGTGCGGGGTTCTAAGAGAAGAGGGCGTCAGCGGTTGTAGGCGGGCATCGGGCCCCGCAGCGAGCTGCCGACGGCGTCGCAGGCTTCCACGACGTCGGCGGGCAGCGGACCGTTGGCCACGGCGGCGATGTTGGCGCGGAGCTGTTCCACCTTGGACCCGCCCAGCAGCATGGAGCCCACGCCGTCGCGGTAGGCCAGCCAGCGCAGCGACAGCTCGGCCAAGGTGATGCCTGCTCCTGAAGCGATCCGGGACAGCTCCTCGATCGCGTCGAACAGCTGCCGGTCCCAGTAGCGCTGGGTGTACATTGCGGCGAGCTTCGAGTCGCCGTAGCGGCCCTCGGTGGGCTTGGCGTCGAAGCTGTGCTTGCCCGTGAGGAGCCCGCCGCCCAGCGGGTTGTAGACCATGGTGTGCACATTGTGCGTGGCGGCGAATTCGAGGTATTCCTCCTCCAGCCGGCGCGCCACCAGGTTGTAGAGCTGCTGCGCAACGACAGGCTGCGGCGCCCCTACCTCACGTGCCACGTGGATGACGTCGGCGATCTGCCAGGCGGCGAAGTTGGAGACGCCCAGGGCGCCGATCTTCCCCTCGGCCACCAGCTCGGCCACCGTGGAAAGAGTGGAGTGCAGCGGCGTGGCCCGGTCCGGCTGGTGCAAGTAGAACAGGTCGATGCTGTCCACCCCAAGCCGGCGCAGGCTCCCCTCCACGCTGGAACGCAGCCCGGCCGGAGACAACGGCGAGTTGGAACCGTGGTCCGCGTGCGGCATGCCCGCCTTGGAGGCGAGAATCACGTCGTCGCGCCGTTCCTTCAACAGGCGCGAGAGCATCTCCTCGGTGGTGCCGCCCACGTAGGCGTTGGCGGTGTCGATGGTGGTGATGCCGGCGTCGAGCGCTTCCTGCACCATCCGCCCGGCGGTGGCCTCGTCGACGGTGTCGCCGAACGTCATGGTTCCCAGGACCAGCCGGGAAATCGGAAGTTTCAGGCCGTCCACCTGGGTGCCTTCGGGCTGCTTGTTCATGCGTTGGTTCCTCGTGGTTGCGTAGTCGTCGGTGGGAGTCGGTGGGAAGGGTGCTGGGAAAGGGGGCTCAGCTGGCTTGGTTGGCGAGCGCCAGGGAGCGGACCAGGTGCCGCGGCTTCAGGCCCTGCATGGTGGAGGGGTCCAGCGCCGCACGGCGCAGTTTGCGGGTGTAGTCCTCCTTGGGGGCGGTCAGGACGGACGCGGTGGTGCCGTGCTCAACCAGCTTGCCGCGCTGCATCACCATGACGCTATCGCTGATTTCCTGCACCACCCCAAGGTTGTGCGAGATGAACACGTAGGTGATGCCCGTTTCGTCCTGGATGGACTTCAGCAGCCGGAGCACCTGCGCCTGCACGGACACGTCCAGGGCGCTGGTGGCTTCATCGCAGACCAGCAGTTCGGGCTTGGATGCGAGCGCCCGGGCGATCCCGATGCGCTGGCGCTGGCCGCCGGAGAACTCCGCCGGGTGCTTGTCCAGGGACTGGATGGGCAGGCCCACCTGGTCGATGAGCTTGGCGGCGGCCTTGTGCCGCTCCGCCTTGGACCGCACGCCCTGCAGCTTCAGCGGTTCGGCCACGATTTCCTGTGCGGTCATGTGCGGGTCCAGCGATCCGTAGGGGTCCTGGAACACCATCTGGAACTTCGAGCGCATGGGACGGAGCTTTGATTCGCTCATGGCGGCGATGTCCGTCCCGTCGAGTTCGATCCGGCCGCCGGTGGGCGTGACCAGCCGCATCAGCGCCTTGGCCACGGTGGATTTGCCGCAGCCGGATTCACCCACGACGGCGATCGTCTTGCCTTTGTCCACCGAGAAGGACACGTCGTCGACGGCCCGGAAGGTGCCGCCGGGCACGTGGTAGTCCACCACGAGGTTTTCGACGGCGAGGAACGGCTTAGTCATGGCTTGCTCCGGTCTGGGTCAGGGCAGGATCAGTGGTTTCGGGGGCGGCGTGGGCGCCGCGGGAACGGCGTCCGGTTGGACGGCGCGGGGAGGCGTCGGGGGTCTCGTCCCACGGCCCCAGGACGGGCACGGCGGCCAGCAGGGCGCGGGTGTACTCGGTGGCGGGGTGGTCCACGATCTGCTGGACCTCGCCGGACTCGACGAACGAGCCGTCCTTCATCACGTGGATGCGGTCCGAGATCAGCCGGGCCACACCGAGATCGTGCGTGATCATCAGGATGCCGATGCCGCGCTGTTCCTGCAGTTCCAGCAGCAGGTCCAGGATGCCGCCCTGCACCGTGACGTCCAGGGCCGACGTCGGCTCGTCCGCCACCAGCAGCTGCGGCTCGCTGGCCAGGGCAATGGCGATCAGGACGCGCTGGAGCATGCCGCCGGAAAGCTGGTGCGGGTACTTTTTCAGCTGCTTTTCCGGAGTGGGGATGTGCACCTGCTGCAGCAGGCGGACGGCCCGGGCCTGCAGGGCTCCCTTGTCCTTGGAGGCGGCCCCGGCGATCCGGATGGCCTCGAACAGCTGGCTGCCGATCGAGTGGACCGGACTGAGCGCCGTCATGGGGTCCTGCGGGATCAGGGCGAGGGTCTTGCCGCGCACCTTGCCGATGGCCTTGGGATCGGCGGTGATGTCGACGCCGTCGATCAGCACGGTGCCGGACAGCACCGCAAGGTCCTCGGGCAGCAGGCGGAGGATGCCCATCGCCGTCGTCGACTTGCCGGAACCGGACTCACCGATGATGGTGACCGTCTCTCCCCGGTGGATCCTGAAGCTGACGGAGTCCACGGCGCGGATGATGCCGGCGTCGGTGATCAGTTCCACCTGGAAGTCGCGGACTTCAAGGAGCGGCTGTTCCCGGTGGGCGGAAGTCTCGGGTTGTGCGGTCATGTCAGGCACCCTTCTTCTTGCGGCGGGGACGGTCGCGGAGGCCGTCGCCCAGCAGGTTCACGCCCACCACCATGAGCACGATGACGAGGCCGGGCAGGGTGACCATCCACCAGGAGGTGGTGATGTAGTCCTGGCCGTCGGAGATGATGCGGCCCCAGGTGGCGAAGGGTCGCTGCGGGCCGGCGCCGAGGAAGCTGAGCGCGCTTTCCAGCAGCACGGCCTGGGCCAGCAGGAGCAGGACCACCAGCGTGGCCTGCTTGATCACGTTGGGGATGATGTGCTGGATCAGGATCTGGATCCGGTGCAGGCCCAGGATCCGCGCGGCGGAGACGTAGGGCTTCTCGCGTTCCACCAGCACCATGGAGCGGGTGAGACGGGCGACTTCCGGCCATTGGGCGATGGCGATCACGAAGGTGATGACCGGGATGGAGGGGCCGAACAGGGCCACCACCAGCAGCAGCATCATGAGCAGCGGCAGGGACATCTGCGCCTCGAGGACACGGGAGACGATGGTGTCCACCCAGCCGCCGAAGTAGCCGGCGGCCGCGCCGAGGATGATGCCGATGGCACCGGAGACCAGCACCGCGAGGACGCCGATGGTCAGCGAGACCTGGCCGCCGTGCAGCACGCGGGAGAGCAGGTCGCGGCCCAGCTGGTCGGTGCCGAACAGGTGCCCGTCCGTGAACGGCGGCAGGCGCCGGGCGGAGAGGTCCTGGAAGTTCGCGTCCGGCAGCGGGAGCACCTGGGCCAGGATGATGGGGATGATCACCAGCAGGGTGCAGATGGTGCCCACGATGAGCTTCCACTTGGCGGCATTACGGCGGCGGGTGGCGCCCGCCTTGGCAATGTCCGCTTTGGTGACGGCGCTGGGGCTAGGCTGCCGGGCAGGCAGCCCTGCGGGGATTCCGGAGGAACCGGCCGTTGCGGTGTCGCTGAGGCTCATGCTGATGCCGCCTTTCCAAGACGAACGCGGGGATCGAGTAGCGGGTAGGCGAGGTCGATGAGCAGCTGGACGCCCACCGCCAGCAGCGCGGTGAGGAGGACCGTGGCCTGGATGAGGGGGTAGTCGCGGGTTTCCAGTGCCCGCACAATCAGGGAGCCGACGCCGGGCCAGGCGAACACCACCTCCACCACCACCACACCGTTGAGCATGGCGGCGAACCGGGTGCCGAGGGCCGTGAACACGGGGATGGCGGAGTTGCCCATGGCGTAGCGCCACGTGAGGATCGAGTTCCGGACGCCGCGGGAGCGGGCGACTGTGAGGTACGGTGCGGCGAAGTTGGCGGTCATTTCCCGCCGGACCATCCGGGAGATCAGGGCGATCTGCAGGATGGCGATGGTGATGGTGGGAAGGACCAGCCCGCCCCAGGTTGCGAAGCCGGAGGCCGGGAAGATCGGGATGAGGACGGCGAAGCCGGTGAGGAGCATGATGCCGGTCCAGAAGTCGGGCATGGACTGTCCCGCGATGGTCAGGACGTTGACGCCGAGTTCCTTGCCGGTGTCAGGTCGGCGGGACATCCAGACGCCCAGCGGTATGGCGACGACGGCGGTGAGCAGGATCGACGCCGTCGCCAGGGTCAGCGTGTACGGCATCCTTTCCGCCACCACCTGCAGGGCGGGGGCCTGGAACGAGTAGGACTGGCCAAGGTTGCCGCTGAGCAGCTGCTGCAGGAAGATCCAGTACTGCTCGATCAGGGGCTTGTTCAGGCCGAACTGCTCGCGGACTTTGTCCAGCTGTTCCGTGGTGGCCAGCGGCCCGGCGTAGGACACGGCGGGATCGCCCGGGGCCAGGCGGATCAGGATGAACACAGTGGACACCGTGAGGAACACGGTGAGCAGCCCCTGTCCCACGCGCTTCAGGATGTAGTTCGTCATGGCTTAGGCCTCCAGCCGTGCATCAACGAGCGGGTAGGAGTTGGTGGGTGCCAGGTTGATGCCGGACACGCGGTCCCGTTGGGCGAGGACCGACTTGGGCACGAACGCCCAGGCGCAGGGCCAGGTGTCCCAAATGGCCTGTTGCGCAGTTGCGAGCAGTTCCTGCCGGCGGGTGGCATCCACCTCGGAGGACGCCGCCTGGATTTTGGCCTGCACGTCGGGGAAGACGTAACCCTGGTAGGTGTCGCGGGTGGCTTCCTTCTCGGGGGTGCCCGCGTACATGCCCTGCATCATGGTGATGGCCAGGCCGGTGGGGCTGCTGAAGCCGTTGCCCAGCAGGTCCCAGTCGCCCTGCTTGCCCTGGCGCCAGGCGAGGATGTTGCCGCCGGGTTCGAACTGCTGCAGCTCGGTCTTCACACCGATGGCGCCGAACATTTCCACCAGGGCCTCCATGACAGAGGTGTCGGACGCGAACTCGCCGGTTTCCCAGATGATCTTCAGGGTGAGGTCCTTGACCCCGAGCTCGGCGAGCCGGGCCTTGGCCTTCTCTGGATCGTAGGTGTAGGTGCCGGTCTTGTGGTAACCGGTGAGGCTGGACGGCGTGACGCCCTCCGCCTGGCTGACGGAATCCACCAGCACGTCCTTCACCAGCGACTCGCCGTCAATGGCCCAGCTGAGGGCTTCGCGGACCCGGACGTCGGCCAGCGGGTGCCCCGCCGGCTTGCGGAAGTTGTAGAAGATCTGGTTCAGGCGGAGGCTGGACGCTTCCTTCAGCTGGACACCGGGAAGCCCGGCGAGCTGTTCACGGGAGTCGGGCGTGATGGAGTCGATGATGTCCACCTCGCCGCTGCGCAGCGCGATGACGCGGCTGGATTCCTCGGGGAGGAACCGGACTTCCACGTTCTCCACCTCGGGCTTCGGGCCCCAGTAGTTCTCGTTGCGCTTGAGGCTGTAGGTGCCGGCGCCGCGGTTGAATTTGGTGACCACGTACGGGCCGGTGCCCACGCCTTCCTGCAGTTCCTCCGGCTTGTTCTGCGCGGCCGGGGTAATCAGGATCATGCTCATCAGCGAATCCAGGATGGGGACGGGCTTCTGGGACACCATCTTGAAGGTGCGGTCATCCACCGGCACCACCTCGGGGAATTCGGGGAAGAAGCCGGCCACGAAGGACCCCTGCACCTGCTTGTACATCTTCAGCGCGGTGGCCACGTCCTCGATCTTGACCGGGCGGCCGTCCGAGTAGCGGATGCCTTCGCGGAGCGTGACGGTCCATTCGGTGGGGCCGGTCATCTCGAAGCGCTCGGCCAGGACCAGGACGGGCTTGGTTTCGGGGCCGATGGCGGTAAGGCCCTGGCGGACCGAGCGCTGGACAGTGACGGCTGCGTCGAACTGGTTCAGCTTGTTGTCCAGGCTGACCAAGGACCGGTTGAGGGCCAGGGTCAGGGTGCTGGGTCCCGGCAGGCCGGTGGGGCCGGCACAGCCGGCGAGGCTGCCGGTACCCAGCAGAAATCCGGCCGCGGCACCGAACTGCAGCAGGCGGCGGCGGGATATCTCACTTCCTTGAGGAAGAACGGTCATCGTTGACCTCTCGGTTAATCGGGACGGCTGCCGGCCGATTGGCTGCGCCGATGTTGTGTGCATCACTTTGCCACCCATGCGCAAATTGCGCAACCCATCTAGCGTGATTCGCGCAACCGTGACATGATGTGGAGGAAGCATCCCGCTCTTCCGCGGGGTCCGGCCGACTACCGCGTGGAGAGGAGCATCGTGGCTTCCGTATTTGTGCAGGCCGACGATTTCTCAGGCGCCGCAGAGGTCGGCTGCTGCTTTGTGCAGCACGGGCTGAGTGCGCAGGTTCTGCTTGGAACGCACGACGGCGCCTCCTCCTCCCCGGGGCCGGTTGCCGACGTGGTGGTCGCCGATACGCATTCACGCGGCCTGGCTGATTCCGTCGCCGAAGCGCTGGTGGTGGAGGCATTCTCCGGTCCCGCCGCTGCAGGCGCACAGGTGTCCTTTAAAAAGATCGACTCCCTGTGGCGCGGCAACGTCCGCGCAGAGGTCAGTGCGCTGATTCGCCTTGGATACCATGCGGTAGTTGCGGGGGCTCTCCCCCAGCTGAAGCGTTCGGTCCGCGACGGCAAGCCGTTCGCTGCCGGGGCTCATCTGGCGCAGACGGAGTTGTGGCAGGCGGAACTTTCAGCCCCGCCTGCTGATATTCCGTCCCTCCTCCGCCCCGAGGATCCGGCCTCGGTACAGACCTTGGCCTTGGCCGAGGTTCGGTCCGTAAAGCTTGCCGCGAAACTGGCCGCACTGCTGCAGTCCGGACAGCCCGCGCTGGTAGTGGCCGACGGCGAAACTGTCCAGGACCTGGAAAGTGTTGTGGACGCCCTTTTGGAGCTGGGCTTCACCGCCGGAGACCGCCGCATTGTGCTGGTGGGTACCGGTGGAACGGCGGACGTCCTTGCGCAGCGGCTCGCTGCGCACGGTGCGCGAAACGCGCAATCTATGGAACAAACTCTCGCAACCAGTGCGGACCCGCACCAGGGAACCAAACCGGTGCTCGCCGTCGTCGGCTCCGCTTCGGGAACCGCTCAGGCGCAGCTGGTCCAGCTGGAGGCGCGCGGCTTCGAAGTAATAAGGCTGCACCCGCAGCACGCCGGTGCCGCCGGTGCGTACGGGCCGCAACTGCAGGAGACCAGGCTGGCTTTGGCGGCAGGCACCAACGTGGCCGTCACCGTGGCCGAAGGAAAAGTGGACGCGGCACGGGCGCTCAGCATCGTCCAGTCGCTGTCCTCCTTCGCAGCCCAGGCCGCGGAGGGACTGGAAGCGGACCTCATCCTCACCGGGGGTGAGACGGCCCGGGAAGTCCTGGACGCCGTCGGCCTCCACACGCTGGTGCCGCTCGCGGCAGTGCAGCACGGGGCGGTACTCAGCCGCGCCGACACCGGAACGCTGGTGGGCACCAAGCCCGGCAGCTTCGGCGATGACCTCGCCCTCGTGCAGCTTTACGACGAAATCCGGGAGCGCCGCGGCCAGTCCGCGCAAGCACCCGCCAACACCCTTCCCGGCAAGACTTCCGAACGATCTGGAGCAGAAATGACAACCGCCGCAATCAGCAAGACCGAGCAGACCGCCCTTCCCATCGTGGCCGTCACCATGGGCGACGGTGCCGGAGTGGGGCCGGAGGTGGTGGTGGCAGCCGTGCTGGATCCGCAGAGCAACGCCGAGTGCCGGCCCGTGGTGATCGGCGACGCGCTGCGCCTGCGCCAGGCCGCGGACATCCTGGGGATCGAGGCGGACATCCAGAGCATCGAGAACGTGGAGGACGCCGTGTTCACGCCGGGCCGGGTGAACGTGGTGGACCTGGCGCTGCTGCCGGAGGACCTGCCGTGGGGCCGGCTCTCCCCGGTGGCCGGCCACGCCGCGTACGAGTACATCCGGGTGGCCAGCGAGCTGGCCATGGCCGGGAAAGTGCAGGCCATCTGCACGGCGCCGCTGAACAAGGAGGCGCTGCACTCGGCCGGGCACATCTTCCCCGGGCACACCGAGCTGCTGGCGCAGCTCACCGGCACGGAGGAAGTGTCCATGATGCTCTCCTCGCCCAAGATCCGGGTCATCCACGTGACCACGCACATCGGGCTCATGGATGCCATCCGCAAGATCAATCCGGACCTGGTGGAGCGCACCATCCGCCGCGGCCACGAGGCCCTGGTCCGCGCCGGCATCCCCAACCCGAAGATCGGGGTCTGCGCCATCAACCCGCACGCCGGCGAGGGCGGGCTGTTCGGGCAGGGCGAGGAAGCCGAGAAGATCGAGCCCGGTGTAAAGGCCGCACAGGCTGACGGGATCGACGTCACCGGACCGCTGCCGGCGGACACCCTGTTCTTCCTGGCCGGCCGCGGCGATTACGACCTGGTGGTGGCGATGTACCACGACCAGGGGCACGGCCCGGTGAAGGTGCTGGGCATCGAGGCCGGCGTCAACATCACGGTGGGCCTGCCGGTGATCCGGACCTCCGTGGACCACGGCACCGCCTTCGACATCGCCGGCAAGGCCATCGCCGATCCGCGCAGCATGGTGGAGGCGCTGCACCAGGCGGCCGAGATGGCCACCCGGCCCAGCGTGGCCGCGTAGTCGTTCACGCAGGGGGCCGGTTGAGAAGGCACAGGGCGATGCTGCGGGCAGTAGCCCCGGGCGGGAACTAGCATGGTTACCACTGCCACGGGAAGGAGACCGGGAATGCTGTCGGCACATGCCAGGCGCGAGGAGATCTACCACCTGGCGGTCACCACCGGTCTGGCGTCCGTGGAGGAGCTCTCCGCCCGGTTCGAGGTCACCGCCTCCACCATCCGCCGCGACCTTGCGCTGCTGAACGGGCAGGGCCGGCTGGCCCGGACCTACGGCGGCGCGATGGCCCTGGGCGCGCACCCCGAGGCGTCACTCCGGCAGCGCACCGGCGAAGCGTTCGAGCAGAAGCACGCCATCGCCCGCTGGGCGGCATCCGTGATCCGGCCCGGCGAGAACCTCCTGCTCGACGCCGGCTCCACCGTGGGTGCCTTGGCGCACGAGTTGCGCAATTTTGACCCGCTTTCCGTCACCACGCCGGGGATCAACACGCTGCAGGAGCTGGCCGATTCCGACGGCATCGAGGTCGACTGCCTGGGCGGCCGGCTGCGGAACCTGAGCCAGAGCTTCGTCGGGCCGCTGGCCGAGGCGTCCCTGGAGCGGATGAGCTTTGACCGGGTGTTCCTGGGCGCCGACGCCGTCACCGCCGAGGACGGCATCTGCGAGGCCGACCACGCCCAGACCCGGCTCAAGGAGCTCATGGCCAGGCGCGGGAATGCTGTGTATGTACTGGCGGATTCGTCCAAGCTCGGGCTGCGGCCGTTCCACGCGTGGGCGCGCCTGGCGCTGCCCTGGACGCTGGTGACGGACGACGGCGCCGACCCGGAGCAGGTGCAGAAGTTCCGGGACGCGGGGGTTGAGGTCGCGGTGGCAGTTGTTGTAGGGGGGGCTGCTGCTTCCTAGCGCGCCGTTTGGAACTGGCCTGAAGAGTTAGCGTCCTCATGAGCAGGCTGGGCTTGCTCAGCGTCTGCCGGAAGATCGATTAGGGGTGAATCTAGGCTCATACCCAGGCGCCGTTCGCTTTTGCGCCGCTTAAGGCGCATCCTGATCAGGAGGACAGCCGTGAATTGAAGCCTAAGTCGGTTTCCGTCACGTGTGGTTCTCGCGCAGTACCCAGGCCCCCTGGACACCTAAACACCGGTCCGGGCTCCGTTGGAGCCGTCAAGCAGCCGGCGGTTTCTTCAGCGGCAATCCTGCGCCGTCGCCTGCACCGTCAGGCCGGCAAAGACTTTCCCACCCCTAGGCGTGCTCGCACAGCCGGACCGTGTCCGATTCATGC from Arthrobacter sp. B3I9 encodes:
- a CDS encoding exo-alpha-sialidase — its product is MHNTLSDAYSTITPDGAVKRADGADFAYLPAPTVQSHAANLLTLPDGRLGCVWFGGTQEGVPDISIWFSTLEPGSSQWSEPAQLSDDPTRSEQNPILFAAPDTSLWLLYTAQKAGNQDTAEVRRRISTDSGRTWGPVETLFPANDTGGVFVRQLPVVLPSGRLIVPIFRCITTPGEKWVGNSDDSAVMISDDAGATWSEHVLPGSLGCVHMNIQPVADGSLLALFRSRWADSIYESRSTDDGSTWSEPVPTELPNNNSSIQFTALADGRLALVYNHSRAEEHTERRLSLYDEIDDDGLAEEQGQLAEPVPGAAVLSDGDARRAFWGTPRSPMTLAISEDSGRSWPIRRNLDVGDGYCLSNNSRDGLNREYSYPSIHQGPDGSLNIAYTYFRQAIKFVRVDPQWAYDGTETPGEAEASRAHAG
- a CDS encoding HpcH/HpaI aldolase/citrate lyase family protein → MTSELATEFARRIRAREQAVGYWAVLDAPVATERIGRLGYDYVALDAQHGLLGYSGVLNGLMAIDAGHTAVGMVRVEANDFTAIGKALDAGAVGVIVPLINNAEDAAAAVAAGKYPPMGRRSYGPMRSALRIGPKPADANTATLVFAMIETPEGLANVKEICATPGLDGIYVGPSDLAIAVGGAFPGDPAVDAEFNAALETIAEAAASAGIAAGIHTPAGTVAAQRLQQGYTFTTVASDLTHLEQIAKSHLDAATSAAGTKED
- a CDS encoding aldo/keto reductase → MNKQPEGTQVDGLKLPISRLVLGTMTFGDTVDEATAGRMVQEALDAGITTIDTANAYVGGTTEEMLSRLLKERRDDVILASKAGMPHADHGSNSPLSPAGLRSSVEGSLRRLGVDSIDLFYLHQPDRATPLHSTLSTVAELVAEGKIGALGVSNFAAWQIADVIHVAREVGAPQPVVAQQLYNLVARRLEEEYLEFAATHNVHTMVYNPLGGGLLTGKHSFDAKPTEGRYGDSKLAAMYTQRYWDRQLFDAIEELSRIASGAGITLAELSLRWLAYRDGVGSMLLGGSKVEQLRANIAAVANGPLPADVVEACDAVGSSLRGPMPAYNR
- a CDS encoding ATP-binding cassette domain-containing protein, whose protein sequence is MTKPFLAVENLVVDYHVPGGTFRAVDDVSFSVDKGKTIAVVGESGCGKSTVAKALMRLVTPTGGRIELDGTDIAAMSESKLRPMRSKFQMVFQDPYGSLDPHMTAQEIVAEPLKLQGVRSKAERHKAAAKLIDQVGLPIQSLDKHPAEFSGGQRQRIGIARALASKPELLVCDEATSALDVSVQAQVLRLLKSIQDETGITYVFISHNLGVVQEISDSVMVMQRGKLVEHGTTASVLTAPKEDYTRKLRRAALDPSTMQGLKPRHLVRSLALANQAS
- a CDS encoding ABC transporter ATP-binding protein, whose translation is MTAQPETSAHREQPLLEVRDFQVELITDAGIIRAVDSVSFRIHRGETVTIIGESGSGKSTTAMGILRLLPEDLAVLSGTVLIDGVDITADPKAIGKVRGKTLALIPQDPMTALSPVHSIGSQLFEAIRIAGAASKDKGALQARAVRLLQQVHIPTPEKQLKKYPHQLSGGMLQRVLIAIALASEPQLLVADEPTSALDVTVQGGILDLLLELQEQRGIGILMITHDLGVARLISDRIHVMKDGSFVESGEVQQIVDHPATEYTRALLAAVPVLGPWDETPDASPRRPTGRRSRGAHAAPETTDPALTQTGASHD
- a CDS encoding ABC transporter permease, producing MSLSDTATAGSSGIPAGLPARQPSPSAVTKADIAKAGATRRRNAAKWKLIVGTICTLLVIIPIILAQVLPLPDANFQDLSARRLPPFTDGHLFGTDQLGRDLLSRVLHGGQVSLTIGVLAVLVSGAIGIILGAAAGYFGGWVDTIVSRVLEAQMSLPLLMMLLLVVALFGPSIPVITFVIAIAQWPEVARLTRSMVLVEREKPYVSAARILGLHRIQILIQHIIPNVIKQATLVVLLLLAQAVLLESALSFLGAGPQRPFATWGRIISDGQDYITTSWWMVTLPGLVIVLMVVGVNLLGDGLRDRPRRKKKGA
- a CDS encoding ABC transporter permease, with the protein product MTNYILKRVGQGLLTVFLTVSTVFILIRLAPGDPAVSYAGPLATTEQLDKVREQFGLNKPLIEQYWIFLQQLLSGNLGQSYSFQAPALQVVAERMPYTLTLATASILLTAVVAIPLGVWMSRRPDTGKELGVNVLTIAGQSMPDFWTGIMLLTGFAVLIPIFPASGFATWGGLVLPTITIAILQIALISRMVRREMTANFAAPYLTVARSRGVRNSILTWRYAMGNSAIPVFTALGTRFAAMLNGVVVVEVVFAWPGVGSLIVRALETRDYPLIQATVLLTALLAVGVQLLIDLAYPLLDPRVRLGKAASA
- a CDS encoding ABC transporter substrate-binding protein — encoded protein: MTVLPQGSEISRRRLLQFGAAAGFLLGTGSLAGCAGPTGLPGPSTLTLALNRSLVSLDNKLNQFDAAVTVQRSVRQGLTAIGPETKPVLVLAERFEMTGPTEWTVTLREGIRYSDGRPVKIEDVATALKMYKQVQGSFVAGFFPEFPEVVPVDDRTFKMVSQKPVPILDSLMSMILITPAAQNKPEELQEGVGTGPYVVTKFNRGAGTYSLKRNENYWGPKPEVENVEVRFLPEESSRVIALRSGEVDIIDSITPDSREQLAGLPGVQLKEASSLRLNQIFYNFRKPAGHPLADVRVREALSWAIDGESLVKDVLVDSVSQAEGVTPSSLTGYHKTGTYTYDPEKAKARLAELGVKDLTLKIIWETGEFASDTSVMEALVEMFGAIGVKTELQQFEPGGNILAWRQGKQGDWDLLGNGFSSPTGLAITMMQGMYAGTPEKEATRDTYQGYVFPDVQAKIQAASSEVDATRRQELLATAQQAIWDTWPCAWAFVPKSVLAQRDRVSGINLAPTNSYPLVDARLEA
- the pdxA gene encoding 4-hydroxythreonine-4-phosphate dehydrogenase PdxA, encoding MASVFVQADDFSGAAEVGCCFVQHGLSAQVLLGTHDGASSSPGPVADVVVADTHSRGLADSVAEALVVEAFSGPAAAGAQVSFKKIDSLWRGNVRAEVSALIRLGYHAVVAGALPQLKRSVRDGKPFAAGAHLAQTELWQAELSAPPADIPSLLRPEDPASVQTLALAEVRSVKLAAKLAALLQSGQPALVVADGETVQDLESVVDALLELGFTAGDRRIVLVGTGGTADVLAQRLAAHGARNAQSMEQTLATSADPHQGTKPVLAVVGSASGTAQAQLVQLEARGFEVIRLHPQHAGAAGAYGPQLQETRLALAAGTNVAVTVAEGKVDAARALSIVQSLSSFAAQAAEGLEADLILTGGETAREVLDAVGLHTLVPLAAVQHGAVLSRADTGTLVGTKPGSFGDDLALVQLYDEIRERRGQSAQAPANTLPGKTSERSGAEMTTAAISKTEQTALPIVAVTMGDGAGVGPEVVVAAVLDPQSNAECRPVVIGDALRLRQAADILGIEADIQSIENVEDAVFTPGRVNVVDLALLPEDLPWGRLSPVAGHAAYEYIRVASELAMAGKVQAICTAPLNKEALHSAGHIFPGHTELLAQLTGTEEVSMMLSSPKIRVIHVTTHIGLMDAIRKINPDLVERTIRRGHEALVRAGIPNPKIGVCAINPHAGEGGLFGQGEEAEKIEPGVKAAQADGIDVTGPLPADTLFFLAGRGDYDLVVAMYHDQGHGPVKVLGIEAGVNITVGLPVIRTSVDHGTAFDIAGKAIADPRSMVEALHQAAEMATRPSVAA